A genomic window from Ruminiclostridium cellulolyticum H10 includes:
- a CDS encoding B12-binding domain-containing radical SAM protein gives MNKEVRTVLINLPIPFVDDDERQPPGGLVSIATYVKSKGFDIKVCDLSGVLEDNLIDYIEEAEIYGIGTYSATYGIAQKLLGEIREKYPKSIVVAGGPHASALSEEVARDFDVVICGEGEYVFYDLIKKVKEGLMPERIIEAEVIKNLDDLPFPDYGYFCNMSKYTRRIDNMPVICLDSSRGCNFTCRFCNSNVSKRGYWRARSPESVIEEVRMHYDKGWRAFRFNDDNFLADPKRAMKICQLIKPLNIKWRIFARAESLSLDICRTLLDSGCTHISVGIESLSASMLSKMGKATSIERIKWGLNNAFEAGIRTRGFFIVGFPGESNETISETIKSLEDLKLGEATVYPCLPYPGTDLYSRPDHYGITWIDRDFSNYIQVGKEKLTGYAIRTNTFGPEDMRRWRDILMDALKQNNINWCDETKEVV, from the coding sequence ATGAACAAAGAGGTTAGAACAGTATTAATAAATTTGCCGATACCATTTGTTGATGATGATGAACGTCAGCCGCCGGGAGGACTTGTTTCAATTGCAACATATGTAAAATCAAAGGGCTTTGACATAAAGGTATGTGATTTATCAGGCGTACTAGAAGATAATTTAATTGATTATATTGAGGAAGCTGAGATTTATGGTATAGGGACCTATTCAGCTACCTATGGCATAGCACAAAAGCTGTTGGGGGAAATAAGAGAAAAATACCCTAAGTCCATTGTAGTTGCAGGAGGGCCACACGCAAGTGCATTGTCGGAAGAGGTTGCAAGAGATTTTGATGTAGTTATCTGCGGTGAGGGCGAATATGTTTTTTATGACTTGATAAAAAAAGTAAAAGAAGGATTAATGCCTGAGAGAATTATTGAAGCGGAGGTTATCAAAAACCTAGATGATCTTCCTTTTCCTGACTATGGTTATTTCTGCAATATGAGCAAATATACTAGGCGAATAGACAATATGCCTGTAATATGCCTCGATAGCTCCAGGGGTTGTAACTTCACATGCCGGTTTTGCAATTCCAATGTCAGCAAACGTGGATATTGGAGAGCCAGAAGTCCCGAAAGCGTTATAGAAGAAGTGAGGATGCATTATGATAAGGGTTGGCGGGCTTTCAGGTTTAATGATGATAATTTTTTGGCCGATCCTAAGCGTGCAATGAAAATATGTCAATTGATTAAACCGTTAAATATAAAGTGGAGGATTTTTGCCAGGGCGGAGTCATTAAGCCTTGACATTTGCAGAACTCTGCTTGATTCAGGTTGTACACATATCAGTGTAGGAATTGAATCCTTGTCGGCATCGATGCTGTCTAAAATGGGGAAGGCAACATCAATCGAACGTATTAAATGGGGACTCAACAATGCATTTGAAGCAGGAATAAGGACTAGAGGTTTTTTCATAGTAGGATTTCCCGGCGAAAGCAATGAGACTATTTCCGAAACCATTAAATCGCTTGAAGACCTGAAACTAGGCGAGGCTACAGTTTATCCATGTTTGCCGTACCCCGGTACAGACCTGTATTCAAGACCTGATCATTATGGTATAACATGGATTGATAGAGATTTCTCAAATTACATACAGGTAGGTAAGGAAAAACTAACAGGGTATGCAATCAGGACAAACACCTTCGGACCTGAAGATATGCGGAGATGGAGAGATATTTTGATGGATGCTCTAAAACAAAATAATATAAACTGGTGTGACGAAACTAAGGAAGTTGTATAA
- a CDS encoding ABC transporter permease yields MERILKAIKKHIIVYWIFVKNNIMAQMEYRVNFFSGIAMEIGYLFVKLLYVIVIFRSGANINGFTPNELLIFAGTFIILTGFHAGLFMVNFISMRTLVREGMLDFYMVKPVSVQFIATLRRSDMGLFVTDVTAGIILVALGVIRMKLSLTILQILGYAMFIACGVAIGYSLFLIPQILTFWFINTSAIGETFNSFWDINNVPMVVFGKWFQRIGIFVIPIFVVTNFPALFILDKMSPLYFAWGLIAPVVAFVLVRLLWKVAIRNYSSASS; encoded by the coding sequence ATGGAGAGAATTCTTAAAGCTATAAAAAAGCATATTATTGTCTATTGGATATTTGTAAAAAACAATATAATGGCACAAATGGAGTACAGAGTTAATTTTTTTTCAGGTATAGCAATGGAAATCGGATACCTCTTTGTAAAGCTTCTTTATGTTATTGTAATCTTCCGTTCAGGTGCCAATATAAATGGCTTTACTCCAAATGAGCTTTTGATTTTTGCAGGGACATTTATCATTCTGACAGGCTTCCATGCAGGGCTGTTCATGGTCAATTTTATAAGTATGCGTACTTTGGTGCGTGAGGGAATGTTGGATTTTTACATGGTTAAACCTGTTTCAGTCCAGTTTATTGCAACTTTACGACGTTCGGATATGGGGTTGTTCGTGACTGACGTTACAGCCGGTATTATTCTAGTAGCTTTGGGAGTTATCAGGATGAAGCTTTCCCTGACGATACTTCAAATTCTTGGCTACGCAATGTTTATTGCCTGCGGTGTTGCTATAGGCTATTCACTTTTTCTTATTCCTCAGATTTTAACCTTTTGGTTTATAAACACAAGTGCAATAGGTGAGACCTTTAATTCCTTCTGGGATATAAATAATGTACCTATGGTAGTTTTTGGTAAATGGTTTCAAAGGATCGGAATCTTTGTAATTCCTATCTTTGTGGTAACAAACTTTCCAGCTCTTTTTATTCTCGATAAGATGAGCCCACTGTATTTTGCATGGGGACTAATTGCTCCCGTTGTGGCTTTTGTATTGGTACGTCTCTTGTGGAAGGTTGCAATCAGAAATTACTCAAGTGCAAGCAGTTGA
- a CDS encoding radical SAM protein: MKTYKIREEKEGAMLFDSLTGSTSYLTELQYQSILGNNSDEFKYLFTENNTPLFSIFRPEKDREALPSDCLSAPSKVYFEITRRCNLKCVYCYNNSRKDFSKELEKEQIFRLIDELYEAGTFEIRLTGGEPTLHPDFFEIVKYIKSKNFFISLGTNGVWRDGLIETIGQSGIRVVIISLDGTEEYNDQSRGKGTFKAITNTIKQLKKFGNITLKINSVICRENRDQLEKIVALADELGIDGVNLAPLRVSGRADGSEYGTPLLPADMYSVVAKVTELRKKCKVKIQTYYDIIEAPDLSEKFPSSLLNKKSCAAGIEVAAISPFGEVYGCVVSPANETEDTPAKRLFTAGNLSDGNFIDIWLDSSRWNVYRNLSINKSSKCLECNHYKKRCFGNCVVDSYSQGGSPNAESPLCFIDIMYKKACPPEKSKVHKIGTAIIIEDSQGKLLLHHRDCNPKIKYPGTWVLFGGGKEFGETPEQAIRRELMEELNLDISNFIFYGNYHYNDEEEEHLQFVYHMKMDLDISRVNLNEGAGLGYFSRDEINKLQLGFNIRDIVEDFFKRQSIFK, encoded by the coding sequence ATGAAAACATATAAGATTCGTGAAGAAAAAGAAGGGGCTATGTTGTTTGACAGCTTGACCGGCTCAACATCATACTTAACTGAATTGCAATATCAGAGCATATTGGGGAATAATTCAGATGAATTCAAATATCTTTTTACTGAAAACAATACCCCCTTGTTCTCAATATTCAGGCCAGAAAAAGACCGGGAAGCCTTGCCTTCAGACTGCTTGTCAGCTCCCTCAAAGGTATATTTTGAAATAACCAGACGCTGTAATCTTAAATGTGTATACTGTTACAACAACAGCCGGAAGGATTTTTCCAAGGAACTTGAAAAAGAGCAGATTTTTAGACTCATAGATGAGTTGTATGAAGCAGGAACCTTTGAAATCAGGCTTACGGGTGGTGAACCTACACTTCATCCGGATTTTTTTGAAATAGTCAAATATATAAAGAGTAAAAACTTTTTTATTTCTTTGGGGACTAATGGTGTATGGAGGGATGGGCTGATAGAAACAATAGGTCAGTCAGGTATAAGGGTCGTCATAATAAGTCTTGACGGTACCGAAGAATATAACGATCAGTCCAGGGGTAAAGGAACCTTTAAGGCAATAACCAACACCATAAAACAATTAAAAAAGTTCGGAAACATAACCTTGAAAATAAACAGTGTCATATGCAGGGAAAACAGAGATCAGCTGGAGAAAATTGTTGCTTTGGCAGACGAACTGGGGATTGATGGAGTCAACCTTGCCCCTCTGCGAGTTTCAGGCAGGGCAGACGGCTCAGAATACGGCACACCCCTTTTACCTGCCGATATGTATTCTGTTGTTGCAAAAGTAACAGAGCTTCGTAAGAAATGTAAGGTTAAAATACAAACCTATTATGATATTATTGAAGCCCCTGATTTATCTGAGAAATTTCCATCCTCATTACTTAATAAGAAAAGCTGTGCAGCTGGGATAGAAGTTGCAGCAATATCTCCCTTCGGAGAAGTTTACGGTTGCGTGGTTTCACCTGCCAATGAGACAGAGGATACTCCTGCTAAGAGATTATTTACTGCTGGTAATCTGTCAGATGGAAATTTCATTGATATCTGGCTTGATTCTTCCCGTTGGAATGTGTACAGGAATCTTAGCATAAATAAAAGTTCAAAGTGTCTGGAGTGTAATCACTATAAAAAGAGATGTTTTGGAAATTGCGTGGTGGATTCATACAGCCAGGGAGGAAGTCCAAATGCTGAAAGTCCTCTGTGTTTTATTGACATAATGTATAAAAAAGCCTGTCCACCAGAAAAGAGCAAAGTACATAAAATCGGAACAGCAATAATAATTGAAGATTCACAGGGAAAGCTCCTACTTCATCACAGGGACTGTAATCCAAAAATCAAGTACCCGGGAACATGGGTACTGTTCGGAGGCGGAAAGGAGTTTGGTGAGACTCCTGAACAAGCTATCAGGCGTGAACTGATGGAAGAACTGAATCTGGATATATCTAATTTTATATTTTATGGTAATTACCATTATAACGACGAGGAAGAGGAGCATTTGCAATTCGTTTATCATATGAAAATGGATTTGGATATTTCAAGGGTTAACCTGAATGAGGGTGCAGGACTAGGTTACTTTAGTCGTGATGAGATAAATAAATTACAGTTAGGCTTTAATATCAGAGATATAGTTGAAGACTTTTTCAAAAGGCAGTCTATTTTTAAATGA
- a CDS encoding serine hydrolase domain-containing protein, whose product MKNVLSEYIDNYIKQKHYRLINSILLFRDGEPVLKKYYNNFNENSRNNIKSIWKSILSICTGICLDKGYIKNLDEPVSNYLSEFAANNHPYHKLITIRHLLTMSSGIYWNGGIHYHCPMLEQLWRSDNCLEHLADTAMANVPGTKFVYKEWDVILLSGVISRAANMNTYEFCKSYLYEPLGITRGEWARLPGGIDYSIDRNFDIEAQSDLSAGDLAKIGFLLLNKGNGILSESYINQAVLPSTNTPEYGYLFWLFEGGFACRGYGGQEINVVPGKNIVYVIQATPTSRSKSYGDVFKVCLDLMDNGNML is encoded by the coding sequence ATGAAAAATGTTCTGTCAGAATATATTGATAATTATATAAAACAAAAGCACTATCGACTTATAAATAGTATACTGCTTTTTAGAGACGGCGAACCTGTTCTGAAAAAATACTATAATAACTTCAATGAAAACAGCCGTAATAATATAAAATCCATTTGGAAAAGCATTTTATCTATTTGCACAGGAATATGTCTTGATAAGGGTTACATAAAAAACCTTGATGAACCTGTTTCAAATTATTTAAGTGAATTTGCTGCCAACAATCATCCGTACCACAAGTTGATTACCATACGCCATTTACTAACAATGTCATCGGGGATATACTGGAACGGTGGTATTCATTACCACTGCCCCATGCTTGAACAGCTCTGGCGTTCGGATAATTGTCTGGAACACTTGGCTGACACAGCCATGGCAAATGTACCGGGAACAAAATTCGTATATAAGGAATGGGATGTCATTTTACTTTCTGGAGTCATTTCCAGAGCCGCAAATATGAATACCTACGAATTTTGTAAATCTTATTTGTATGAGCCTCTTGGAATAACAAGAGGTGAGTGGGCGAGGTTGCCGGGAGGTATAGATTACAGTATAGACAGAAATTTTGATATTGAGGCTCAATCCGATTTATCAGCCGGTGATTTGGCTAAAATTGGTTTCTTGCTTCTTAATAAGGGGAACGGTATTTTGAGCGAGAGTTATATAAATCAAGCTGTTTTACCTTCTACAAATACGCCGGAATACGGATATCTTTTCTGGCTGTTCGAAGGAGGCTTTGCATGCAGAGGCTATGGAGGTCAGGAAATAAATGTAGTCCCCGGCAAAAATATAGTATATGTTATTCAGGCAACACCCACAAGCCGCAGCAAAAGCTATGGAGATGTTTTCAAGGTATGTCTGGATTTAATGGACAATGGCAATATGTTGTAG
- a CDS encoding ABC transporter permease, protein MRSSNKYLFSFQIGMQNAMEYRANFFLSILAAIVPIFIQTFLWISVYKNSGNSVVFGYSFAQIIQYTVIAQLVSRFVRTDFEAEINEDIKNGGLNKFIVRPIGYFTHKLCCFMGQKVVNLVVMMILFITSILVLKFSLGVVLTGQAMAAFTISLILSLCLNFLIFFCVSTLCFWLNEIGFIFEAVRIIIITLSGGIFPLSIFGAKVVSILDLMPFKYTINFPVDVLNSQITGWGIARGLCIQVGWILCIALLANIFWLIGSKKYIAVGG, encoded by the coding sequence ATGAGATCATCTAACAAATATCTGTTTTCATTTCAAATTGGAATGCAGAATGCAATGGAGTATCGTGCAAATTTTTTCTTAAGCATACTTGCTGCAATAGTTCCTATTTTTATACAAACCTTTCTGTGGATATCTGTCTATAAAAATTCAGGCAATTCTGTAGTCTTTGGATATTCTTTTGCTCAGATTATCCAATACACAGTTATAGCCCAGCTGGTATCACGGTTTGTCAGAACTGATTTTGAAGCTGAAATAAATGAGGATATAAAAAACGGCGGGCTAAACAAATTTATTGTCCGTCCGATAGGATATTTTACCCATAAGCTTTGCTGCTTTATGGGGCAAAAGGTTGTAAATCTTGTCGTAATGATGATTCTATTCATTACTTCCATTTTAGTACTGAAGTTTTCGCTGGGTGTCGTTCTTACAGGACAGGCTATGGCGGCGTTTACTATTTCTTTGATATTATCTCTGTGCCTTAATTTTTTAATCTTCTTTTGCGTAAGCACTCTTTGCTTCTGGCTCAATGAAATCGGATTTATTTTTGAGGCAGTACGAATAATAATTATTACTTTAAGCGGTGGTATTTTTCCCCTTAGTATTTTCGGTGCAAAAGTGGTGTCCATACTGGATTTGATGCCGTTTAAGTATACTATCAACTTTCCCGTTGATGTTTTGAATTCCCAAATTACGGGTTGGGGAATAGCAAGAGGCCTGTGTATACAGGTGGGGTGGATATTGTGTATTGCACTGCTGGCCAATATATTCTGGCTCATAGGGTCAAAGAAGTACATAGCGGTAGGGGGCTAA
- a CDS encoding alpha-hydroxy acid oxidase — MKQNTPHNYRTGDSNEITRQYFDSLLIEMRHIDSVIPSTTFELYGENFSTPIMTAALSHLNNSRANGMVEMAKGAMAANAVMWTGMGDDAELEAITATGAKTIKIIKPHSDNNTIFKKIEHAEKCGVLALGMDIDHSFNNKGEFDNVLGLPMSGKTLDEIKEFVNATKLPFVIKGVLSEKDIYKCLEAGVKGIVVSHHHGIMDFAVPPLMVLPKIARVVDRSIPIFVDCGVASGIDVFKALALGADAVSVGLTLIPHLNEAGADGVQNVIEEMTQELAGVMARTCSKDIASIDSSVIWNI, encoded by the coding sequence ATGAAACAAAATACACCTCATAATTACAGAACAGGTGATTCAAACGAAATTACACGCCAGTACTTTGATTCACTTTTAATTGAAATGCGTCATATTGATTCGGTAATACCATCTACTACATTTGAACTTTATGGCGAAAATTTTTCTACACCGATTATGACAGCTGCACTGTCCCATCTCAATAACAGCCGTGCCAACGGAATGGTTGAAATGGCTAAAGGAGCTATGGCTGCTAATGCGGTTATGTGGACTGGAATGGGGGATGATGCTGAGCTGGAAGCAATTACAGCCACCGGTGCCAAAACAATAAAAATAATAAAACCTCATTCCGATAACAATACAATTTTTAAGAAAATTGAACATGCGGAAAAATGCGGCGTACTTGCCCTTGGCATGGACATTGATCATTCCTTTAACAATAAAGGTGAATTTGATAATGTTTTAGGCCTTCCAATGTCAGGTAAAACACTTGATGAAATAAAAGAATTTGTAAATGCTACAAAGCTGCCTTTTGTAATTAAAGGAGTGCTTAGTGAAAAGGATATATACAAATGTCTGGAAGCAGGTGTCAAGGGTATCGTGGTCTCTCACCATCATGGAATTATGGATTTTGCAGTTCCTCCCCTTATGGTGTTGCCCAAGATTGCAAGAGTAGTAGACCGCAGTATTCCTATTTTTGTGGATTGCGGTGTCGCCAGCGGTATAGACGTGTTTAAGGCATTGGCCCTTGGTGCTGATGCAGTTTCCGTTGGTCTTACGTTGATTCCCCACCTTAACGAAGCCGGAGCAGATGGGGTGCAGAATGTAATTGAAGAAATGACACAAGAATTGGCAGGTGTAATGGCAAGGACATGTTCAAAGGACATTGCCTCCATTGATTCTTCTGTGATTTGGAATATATAA
- a CDS encoding ABC transporter ATP-binding protein, with translation MSEIEVRLLSKQFSYYEKQTGLGNSVKNLFHREKLYKDAVKEVSFEIQAGEMVGFIGSNGAGKTTTLKMLSGILFPTSGEARICGFVPWERKVEFKRNISIVMGQKNQLWWDLPASESFYLNKCIYEIDNKAYSQFLEELAELLDVKHLLNIQVRRLSLGERMKMELIAALIHRPRVLFLDEPTIGLDIMSQKKIRNFLKYYNEQYKSTILLTSHYMKDIEDLCRRAVVISKGAVVYDGELARINDVFRGKKLIRLQLSRQVELPVLKSFGELLETDGKSATFEVYRQNALQLTKSIQDNLPVEDFNIVDVPVEDGIAMLLQKG, from the coding sequence ATGTCCGAAATTGAAGTAAGATTACTTTCAAAGCAATTTTCATATTACGAAAAACAGACAGGACTTGGAAACTCCGTAAAAAATCTTTTTCATAGAGAAAAACTATATAAAGATGCTGTAAAAGAGGTTTCCTTTGAAATTCAAGCAGGTGAAATGGTAGGATTTATAGGCTCGAACGGTGCAGGTAAAACAACTACCTTGAAAATGCTGTCGGGAATACTTTTTCCTACCAGTGGAGAAGCCAGAATATGCGGCTTTGTGCCATGGGAACGAAAAGTTGAATTCAAAAGGAATATCTCTATTGTTATGGGTCAAAAGAATCAGCTGTGGTGGGATCTTCCCGCCAGTGAATCTTTTTATCTGAATAAGTGTATTTATGAAATAGATAATAAGGCTTATTCACAGTTTCTGGAAGAACTTGCAGAACTCCTTGACGTAAAGCATTTGCTGAATATCCAGGTCCGTCGTCTTTCCCTTGGTGAACGGATGAAAATGGAGCTGATTGCAGCTCTTATACATAGACCAAGGGTTCTGTTCCTTGATGAGCCGACTATCGGGTTAGATATAATGTCACAAAAGAAAATTCGCAACTTTTTGAAATACTACAATGAACAGTATAAATCTACAATACTTCTCACAAGTCACTATATGAAGGATATTGAAGATCTTTGCAGGCGTGCTGTTGTTATAAGCAAAGGAGCCGTGGTTTATGACGGTGAATTGGCAAGGATAAATGATGTATTCAGAGGAAAAAAGCTGATTCGTCTGCAATTATCCCGGCAAGTGGAATTGCCTGTGCTGAAAAGCTTCGGAGAATTGCTTGAAACTGACGGCAAATCAGCCACCTTTGAGGTTTACCGCCAAAATGCGTTACAGTTGACAAAGAGTATACAGGATAACCTCCCGGTTGAGGATTTTAATATTGTCGATGTCCCTGTTGAGGATGGGATAGCAATGCTGCTTCAGAAAGGATAG